A part of Roseitalea porphyridii genomic DNA contains:
- a CDS encoding LysE family translocator yields MLEAYLITLTGVVLAQAAPGPNLLAVASAGLGQGRKAALMTVMGVSTGMMIWAVAVAFGLAAVLAIYPKLLTAMKIAGGAYLLWLALRALLSARRGGQASIRAHGAALSAGAAWRRGLLVVLTNPKAALMWTAVGTFLFGSGLAAWQVVVFGPLAALSAMAVYGSYAFLFSSGFAGRAYQRFARWIEAAFGLAFGALGGRLLLDGVREMRAP; encoded by the coding sequence ATGCTTGAAGCCTATCTGATCACGCTGACCGGGGTCGTTCTGGCGCAGGCCGCGCCCGGACCCAATCTTCTGGCCGTCGCGAGCGCCGGACTGGGGCAGGGACGCAAGGCGGCGCTGATGACCGTCATGGGCGTTTCGACCGGCATGATGATCTGGGCCGTCGCGGTGGCGTTCGGTCTTGCCGCGGTGCTTGCGATCTATCCGAAGCTGCTGACCGCGATGAAGATCGCCGGTGGCGCCTATCTGCTCTGGCTCGCCCTGCGCGCGCTTCTGTCGGCCCGGCGCGGCGGCCAGGCGAGCATCCGCGCGCACGGCGCGGCCCTGTCGGCGGGCGCCGCGTGGCGACGCGGACTTCTGGTGGTATTGACCAACCCCAAGGCCGCATTGATGTGGACGGCGGTGGGCACGTTCCTGTTCGGCTCGGGCCTTGCGGCCTGGCAGGTGGTCGTCTTCGGCCCGCTCGCCGCCCTGTCGGCGATGGCCGTCTATGGAAGCTATGCGTTCCTGTTCTCGTCGGGCTTCGCCGGACGCGCCTATCAGCGTTTCGCCCGCTGGATCGAGGCCGCGTTCGGGCTGGCGTTCGGCGCCCTCGGCGGACGCCTGCTGCTTGATGGCGTAAGGGAGATGCGTGCGCCATGA
- a CDS encoding UDP-2,3-diacylglucosamine diphosphatase: MNEPQRFRTLFLSDIHLGTRGCQAEMLIDFLREHDADRIYLVGDIFDGWRLKKGWYWPQTHNDVVQKLLRKARKGTEIIYIPGNHDEVMRSYLGSHFGGIDVRDRDIHETADGTRYLVIHGDQFDMVVRNAKWLAHIGDWAYTAALWFNGWFNRVKRLWGGQYWSLSRWLKLKVKQAVNFIGAFEEALAAEARRSRVDGVICGHIHHAAIKSQAGIRYVNTGDWVESCTAIAETETGEMVLIDWVEIARARRRAKLIDLRAAKAGKPAKVKPRAA; encoded by the coding sequence ATGAACGAGCCGCAGCGGTTCCGGACGCTGTTTCTGTCCGACATCCATCTTGGAACACGCGGCTGTCAGGCCGAAATGCTCATCGATTTCCTGCGCGAGCACGATGCCGACCGGATCTATCTGGTCGGGGACATCTTCGACGGCTGGCGCCTGAAGAAGGGTTGGTACTGGCCGCAGACCCACAACGACGTCGTCCAGAAGCTTCTTCGCAAGGCGCGCAAGGGCACCGAGATCATCTACATTCCCGGCAATCATGACGAGGTGATGCGCTCCTATCTGGGTTCGCACTTCGGCGGGATCGACGTTCGGGACCGCGACATCCACGAGACGGCCGACGGCACGCGGTATCTCGTCATCCATGGCGACCAGTTCGACATGGTGGTGCGCAACGCCAAGTGGCTCGCCCATATCGGCGACTGGGCCTACACGGCGGCGCTGTGGTTCAACGGCTGGTTCAACCGCGTCAAGCGCCTGTGGGGTGGCCAGTACTGGTCGCTGTCCAGATGGCTCAAGCTGAAGGTCAAGCAGGCGGTCAACTTCATCGGCGCGTTCGAGGAGGCGCTCGCCGCCGAAGCCCGACGCAGCCGGGTGGACGGCGTCATCTGCGGGCATATCCACCACGCCGCCATCAAGTCGCAGGCGGGCATCCGCTACGTGAACACGGGCGACTGGGTGGAAAGCTGCACGGCGATCGCGGAGACCGAAACGGGCGAGATGGTGCTGATCGACTGGGTCGAGATCGCCCGCGCCCGCCGCCGGGCGAAGCTCATCGATCTGCGGGCGGCCAAGGCCGGCAAGCCTGCAAAAGTCAAGCCGCGCGCTGCCTGA
- the fdhF gene encoding formate dehydrogenase subunit alpha → MSKTVSFTLDGRTVTAEPGETIWTVARREGTRIPHLCHLDKPGYRPDGNCRACMVEIEGERTLAASCIRKPAEGMSVRTDTDRADRARRMVFEMLAADMPARAESPDDQSAFWQWAETMGIGGSERLPSKFGQTTPHPYPLPACGEREASASGLASPSPRTRGEGTGEGQTPRVRGDGEGQMAEGLGEVGHAPLHDLTNPAIAVNLDSCIACGLCVRACREVQVNDVIGMGERGHHAVPVFDIHDPMGLSTCVTCGECVQACPTGALYEKTLMDEAGRTRAIHEFDGTVDSVCPFCGVGCQTTINVKDGRIVQVDGRDGPANENRLCVKGRFGYDYVMSPERLTKPLIRRDDAPKAGDIDMRFMKVTDIFREASWEEALERAASGIAKIRDERGGGALAGFGSAKGSNEEAYLFQKLIRQGFGTNNVDHCTRLCHASSVAALLEGVGSGAVSAPFTDALKADCIVVIGARPATNHPVAATYFKQAAKDGKKLIVIDPRRQELMRHASHPVQFTPGSDVALLNAVLHVIVDEKLYDEQYIQAHVDGFDALREKVRDFSPEAMAEVCGVSAETIRDVARTYATAERSIIFWGMGISQHTHGTDNSRGLIALSLITGHVGRPGTGLHPLRGQNNVQGASDAGLIPMMYPDYRLVENADVRASMEDFWGRSLDPKRGLTVVEIMDAIHAGDISGMYIMGENPAMSDPDQHHARAALAKLDHLVVQDIFLTETCWHADVVLPASAQAEKWGTYTNTNRQVQIGRPALDPPGEARQDWELIVELANRIGLDWQYDGVGAVYTEMASVMPSLKHISWERLLAEDSVTYPVSEPGGFGNEVIFTDGFPTADGRGRLVPADLRPPDEVPDEDYPLVLTTGRLLEHWHTGAMTRRATVLDDIEPEGIAAMNPREIGRHGFKPGQMIAVETRRGTIQAVLRADREVADGMIFMPFCFNESPANVLTNPQLDPFGKIPEFKYCAARVSRVAQAEAAE, encoded by the coding sequence ATGAGCAAGACCGTTTCGTTCACGCTCGACGGCAGGACCGTCACCGCCGAACCGGGCGAGACGATCTGGACGGTCGCCAGGCGCGAAGGCACGCGCATCCCGCATCTGTGCCATCTCGACAAGCCCGGCTACCGGCCCGACGGCAATTGCCGCGCCTGCATGGTCGAGATCGAGGGCGAGCGCACGCTGGCAGCCTCCTGCATCCGCAAGCCCGCCGAAGGCATGAGCGTGCGCACCGACACCGACCGCGCCGATAGGGCGCGCCGCATGGTGTTCGAAATGCTTGCCGCCGACATGCCCGCCCGCGCCGAAAGTCCGGACGATCAATCGGCTTTCTGGCAATGGGCCGAGACGATGGGCATTGGCGGGTCGGAGCGATTGCCGTCGAAGTTCGGTCAGACGACCCCTCACCCTTACCCTCTCCCCGCGTGCGGGGAGAGGGAGGCCTCGGCATCGGGGCTCGCGTCCCCTTCTCCCCGCACGCGGGGAGAGGGTACGGGTGAGGGGCAAACTCCCCGCGTGAGGGGAGACGGTGAGGGGCAAATGGCCGAAGGCTTGGGCGAGGTCGGGCACGCCCCCCTCCACGACCTCACCAACCCGGCGATCGCGGTCAATCTCGACAGCTGCATCGCCTGCGGGCTGTGCGTGCGGGCCTGCCGCGAGGTGCAGGTCAACGACGTGATCGGCATGGGCGAGCGCGGCCATCACGCGGTCCCGGTCTTCGACATCCACGATCCGATGGGGCTTTCGACCTGCGTGACCTGCGGTGAGTGCGTGCAGGCGTGCCCGACCGGCGCGCTCTACGAGAAGACGCTGATGGACGAGGCCGGCCGCACCCGCGCCATCCACGAGTTCGACGGGACGGTCGATTCCGTCTGCCCGTTCTGCGGCGTCGGCTGCCAGACCACGATCAACGTCAAGGACGGCCGCATCGTCCAGGTCGACGGCCGCGACGGCCCCGCCAACGAGAACCGGCTCTGCGTCAAGGGCCGGTTCGGCTATGATTACGTGATGAGCCCCGAGCGGCTGACCAAACCGCTGATCCGCCGCGATGACGCGCCCAAGGCCGGCGACATCGACATGCGCTTCATGAAGGTGACCGACATCTTCCGCGAGGCGTCATGGGAGGAGGCGCTGGAACGCGCCGCATCCGGCATTGCGAAGATCCGCGACGAACGCGGCGGCGGCGCGCTCGCCGGCTTCGGCTCGGCCAAGGGCTCCAATGAAGAGGCCTACCTGTTCCAGAAGCTGATCCGGCAGGGTTTCGGCACCAACAATGTCGACCATTGCACCCGGCTGTGCCACGCATCGTCGGTGGCGGCGCTTCTGGAAGGGGTCGGCTCGGGAGCGGTCTCGGCGCCGTTCACCGACGCGCTCAAGGCCGACTGCATCGTCGTCATCGGCGCGCGTCCGGCGACCAACCATCCGGTCGCGGCGACCTATTTCAAGCAGGCCGCAAAGGACGGCAAGAAGCTGATCGTCATCGATCCGCGCCGGCAGGAGCTGATGCGCCATGCCTCCCATCCGGTCCAGTTCACGCCCGGTTCCGATGTGGCGCTGCTCAACGCGGTCCTGCATGTGATCGTCGACGAGAAACTCTATGACGAGCAGTACATCCAGGCCCATGTCGACGGGTTCGACGCGCTGCGCGAAAAGGTCAGGGACTTCTCGCCCGAGGCGATGGCCGAAGTCTGCGGCGTGTCCGCCGAGACGATCCGCGACGTCGCGCGCACCTATGCCACTGCCGAGCGCTCGATCATCTTCTGGGGCATGGGCATCTCCCAGCACACGCACGGCACCGACAATTCGCGCGGCCTGATCGCCTTGTCGCTGATCACCGGCCATGTCGGCCGCCCCGGCACCGGCCTTCATCCGCTGCGAGGGCAGAACAACGTGCAGGGCGCCTCCGATGCCGGTCTGATCCCGATGATGTATCCGGACTACCGGCTCGTCGAGAACGCCGACGTGCGCGCCTCGATGGAGGATTTCTGGGGCAGGTCGCTCGATCCGAAGCGCGGCCTCACGGTGGTCGAGATCATGGACGCGATCCATGCCGGGGACATCAGCGGCATGTACATCATGGGCGAAAACCCGGCCATGTCCGACCCCGACCAGCACCACGCCCGTGCGGCGCTTGCAAAACTCGATCATCTGGTCGTGCAGGACATCTTCCTGACCGAGACCTGCTGGCATGCCGATGTGGTCCTGCCGGCCTCGGCGCAGGCGGAAAAATGGGGCACCTACACCAACACCAACCGACAGGTGCAGATCGGCCGTCCGGCGCTCGACCCGCCCGGCGAGGCGCGCCAGGACTGGGAATTGATCGTGGAACTTGCCAACCGGATCGGCCTTGACTGGCAATATGACGGTGTCGGCGCGGTCTACACCGAAATGGCTTCGGTGATGCCGTCGCTGAAGCACATCTCCTGGGAGCGTCTGCTCGCCGAGGATTCGGTCACCTATCCGGTCTCCGAGCCCGGCGGCTTCGGCAACGAGGTGATCTTCACGGACGGCTTCCCGACCGCCGACGGACGCGGCCGGCTGGTGCCCGCCGATCTGCGCCCGCCCGACGAGGTGCCCGACGAGGACTATCCGCTGGTGCTGACCACCGGCCGGTTGCTCGAACACTGGCACACCGGCGCGATGACCCGCCGCGCCACCGTGCTCGACGACATCGAGCCCGAGGGCATCGCCGCCATGAACCCGCGCGAGATCGGCCGGCACGGTTTCAAGCCGGGCCAGATGATCGCCGTCGAGACCCGGCGCGGCACGATCCAGGCCGTGCTGCGCGCCGATCGCGAGGTGGCCGACGGCATGATCTTCATGCCGTTCTGCTTCAACGAGAGCCCGGCGAACGTGCTGACCAACCCGCAGCTCGACCCGTTCGGCAAGATCCCCGAGTTCAAATATTGCGCCGCGCGCGTCAGCCGCGTCGCACAGGCCGAGGCGGCCGAATAG
- a CDS encoding GNAT family N-acetyltransferase → MEIRQATDADLPSLAKVMDEENIHYEGSNALPVDRVLPKLERWFSANNDTRVLVAVDGESVLGFATLVPLFPAGNLNVSMFIKDLYVAADARGRGIGEALMRRSAAEARRLGATRLELTVDGDNSRAKALYERLGGSDTHKSYLRWEGGAMAMLAGEIENA, encoded by the coding sequence ATGGAGATACGCCAGGCGACCGATGCCGATCTGCCGTCACTTGCCAAGGTGATGGACGAGGAGAACATCCACTATGAGGGCTCGAATGCTCTGCCGGTCGATCGTGTGCTGCCCAAACTCGAGCGTTGGTTCTCGGCCAACAACGATACGCGGGTCCTCGTGGCCGTCGATGGCGAGAGTGTATTGGGCTTTGCAACGCTCGTGCCTCTTTTCCCGGCGGGCAATCTCAATGTGTCCATGTTCATCAAGGACCTTTACGTCGCCGCCGATGCACGTGGTCGCGGCATTGGTGAAGCGCTCATGCGACGGAGTGCAGCCGAGGCGCGCCGGCTTGGTGCGACACGGCTCGAACTGACGGTTGACGGTGACAATTCCCGTGCCAAGGCGCTTTACGAAAGGCTCGGCGGTTCTGATACGCACAAGAGCTACCTGCGCTGGGAAGGCGGCGCGATGGCCATGCTTGCTGGGGAGATTGAGAATGCTTGA
- a CDS encoding NADH-ubiquinone oxidoreductase-F iron-sulfur binding region domain-containing protein, which produces MNQIEPARRRKAHLPKGRQLDDVALDEVRLVLGAAPRRRDLLIEHLHRIQDTYGCLEARHLRALAEEMRLSQAEVYEVASFYDHFDVVREGEAKPAPLTVRVCDSVSCMLAGAEALIGELEATADPALIRVVRAPCMGRCATAPAARIGNREVDDASAAGLVEMAETGAFDVAVPDYIALHAYLEFGGYQVLERVRAGDVGADTLIEMLSGASLKGLGGAGFPAGKKWGFVRSYPGPRLMTINGDEGEPGTFKDRHYLETDPHRMLEGALVAAHIVEADRIYLYMRDEYPAVLEILRTEIAALEEAGLCEPGFIELRRGAGAYICGEESAMIESIEGKRGLPRHRPPYIAEVGLFGRPTLNHNVETLWWIRDIVENGADWFAAQGNEGHPGPRSWSVSGRVKEPGVKLAPAGVTVRELIEDHCGGMADGHTFKAYLPGGASGGILPASMDDIPLDFGDTLFRHGAFVGSHAVVILSDRDNIRDVTLNLMRFFAHESCGQCTPCRGGTEKLVQLLERDGPLDEPTIRDLEQVMRDASICGLGQAAPNPVNHLLTHFREDL; this is translated from the coding sequence ATGAACCAGATCGAACCCGCCCGCCGCCGCAAGGCGCATCTGCCCAAGGGCCGCCAGCTCGACGACGTCGCGCTCGACGAGGTGCGCCTGGTTCTCGGAGCGGCGCCGCGCCGGCGCGACCTGCTGATCGAGCACCTGCACCGTATCCAGGACACCTATGGCTGCCTGGAGGCGCGCCATCTGCGCGCGCTCGCCGAGGAGATGCGCCTCAGCCAGGCCGAGGTGTACGAGGTCGCTTCGTTCTACGACCACTTCGATGTGGTCAGGGAAGGCGAGGCAAAGCCCGCGCCGCTGACGGTGCGCGTGTGCGATTCAGTCTCCTGCATGCTGGCCGGCGCCGAAGCCCTGATCGGCGAACTCGAAGCGACCGCCGACCCCGCGCTCATTCGTGTGGTGCGCGCGCCCTGCATGGGCCGCTGCGCGACCGCGCCGGCCGCCCGTATCGGCAACCGCGAGGTCGATGATGCCAGCGCCGCCGGGCTTGTCGAAATGGCCGAGACCGGCGCCTTCGACGTCGCCGTGCCCGACTACATCGCCCTGCACGCCTACCTCGAATTCGGCGGTTATCAGGTCCTCGAACGGGTCCGCGCCGGTGATGTCGGCGCCGACACGCTGATCGAGATGCTGTCCGGCGCCAGCCTGAAAGGGCTTGGCGGGGCCGGCTTTCCGGCCGGAAAGAAATGGGGGTTCGTGCGCTCCTATCCCGGCCCGCGCCTGATGACGATCAATGGCGACGAGGGCGAGCCGGGCACGTTCAAGGACCGCCACTATCTGGAGACCGATCCGCACCGCATGCTCGAGGGCGCGCTGGTCGCCGCCCACATCGTCGAGGCCGACCGCATCTACCTTTACATGCGCGACGAATATCCGGCCGTCCTTGAAATCCTGCGCACCGAGATCGCCGCGCTCGAGGAGGCCGGCCTGTGCGAGCCGGGCTTCATCGAACTGCGGCGCGGGGCAGGGGCCTATATCTGTGGCGAAGAGAGCGCCATGATCGAATCGATCGAGGGCAAGCGCGGCCTGCCGCGCCATCGCCCGCCCTATATCGCCGAGGTCGGCCTGTTCGGCCGGCCGACGCTCAACCACAATGTCGAGACGCTGTGGTGGATCAGGGACATAGTCGAGAACGGGGCGGACTGGTTCGCCGCTCAGGGCAATGAGGGCCATCCCGGCCCGCGCTCCTGGTCCGTCTCGGGGCGGGTGAAGGAACCCGGCGTCAAGCTGGCCCCGGCCGGCGTCACCGTGCGCGAACTGATCGAGGACCATTGCGGCGGCATGGCGGACGGGCACACCTTCAAGGCCTATCTGCCCGGCGGCGCCTCTGGCGGCATCCTGCCGGCGTCGATGGACGACATTCCGCTCGATTTCGGCGACACGCTGTTCCGGCACGGCGCGTTCGTCGGCAGCCACGCGGTCGTGATCCTGTCGGACAGGGACAATATCCGCGACGTGACGCTGAACCTGATGCGGTTCTTCGCCCATGAGAGCTGTGGCCAGTGCACGCCGTGCCGGGGCGGTACGGAGAAGCTCGTGCAACTGCTCGAACGCGACGGTCCTCTGGACGAACCCACCATCCGCGATCTCGAGCAGGTGATGCGCGATGCGTCGATCTGCGGTCTCGGCCAGGCAGCGCCCAACCCGGTCAATCATCTGCTGACGCACTTCCGGGAGGACCTTTGA
- a CDS encoding trimethylamine methyltransferase family protein produces MDTLISEAVPEPPKRLKRGGRAGNQRRGGAAIRQMPWEVPVNSDRPIEPLPPEGVEAIHDGTMRILEEVGVEFLNREAVEIFRSEGCLIDRETPDSARVRFGRDFIMEKIALAPGAFTLTPRNEARRITIGGDHIVFGNVSSPPSCSDLDRGRRTGDRAAYQDLIKLTQYFNCLHFAGGYPVEPMDLHPSIRHLDCLYDKLTLTDKVVHAYSLGSERVEDVMEMVRIAGGLTHDEFDATPRMYTNINSTSPLKHDWPMIDGLMRLARRGQPTIVTPFTLAGAMSPITLAGTVAQSLAESLCAIALIQTINPGCPCAIGTFSSNVDMKTGAPAFGTPDYIRTTQMTGQMARHYGLPLRSSNTCVSNAPDNQATWESAHSLFAAITSGTNVVYHAAGWLEGGLCASYEKFIIDCEQVQQLIAYMKPVKWDADEIALEAIAEVGQGGHFFGIQHTQDRYETAFYAPFLSDWSNYENWRDRGAVQTVERANRIWKQILAEFEPPPMDAAIREELEDFVARRKQEGGAPTDF; encoded by the coding sequence ATGGACACCTTGATCAGCGAAGCCGTTCCGGAGCCGCCAAAGCGCCTCAAGCGCGGCGGCCGCGCGGGCAACCAGCGGCGCGGCGGTGCTGCGATCCGGCAGATGCCATGGGAAGTCCCCGTCAACAGCGACAGGCCGATCGAACCGCTGCCGCCCGAAGGCGTCGAGGCGATCCATGACGGCACGATGCGCATTCTCGAGGAGGTCGGCGTCGAGTTCCTCAACCGCGAGGCGGTCGAGATCTTCCGCAGCGAGGGCTGCCTGATCGACAGGGAGACGCCCGACAGCGCGCGCGTGCGGTTCGGCCGCGACTTCATCATGGAGAAGATTGCGCTGGCGCCGGGCGCCTTCACGCTGACGCCGCGCAACGAAGCGCGCCGGATCACGATCGGCGGCGACCATATCGTGTTCGGCAACGTCTCCTCTCCGCCAAGCTGCTCGGACCTCGACCGGGGGCGCCGCACCGGCGATCGCGCGGCCTATCAGGACCTCATCAAGCTGACGCAGTATTTCAACTGCCTGCATTTCGCCGGCGGCTATCCGGTCGAGCCGATGGACCTGCATCCCTCGATCCGGCATCTGGACTGCCTCTATGACAAGCTGACGCTGACCGACAAGGTCGTGCACGCCTATTCGCTCGGCTCCGAGCGGGTCGAGGACGTCATGGAGATGGTGCGCATCGCCGGCGGGCTGACCCATGACGAGTTCGACGCCACGCCGCGCATGTACACCAACATCAATTCGACCTCGCCGCTCAAGCATGACTGGCCGATGATCGACGGGCTGATGCGGCTGGCGCGGCGCGGTCAGCCGACCATCGTCACCCCGTTCACGCTGGCCGGCGCGATGAGCCCGATCACGCTGGCCGGCACGGTCGCCCAGTCGCTGGCGGAATCGCTGTGCGCCATCGCGCTGATCCAGACGATCAATCCGGGCTGCCCGTGCGCGATCGGCACGTTCTCGTCCAACGTCGACATGAAGACCGGCGCGCCGGCGTTCGGCACGCCCGACTATATCCGGACGACGCAGATGACCGGGCAGATGGCCCGCCATTACGGCCTGCCGCTGCGCTCGTCGAACACTTGCGTCTCGAACGCCCCCGACAACCAGGCGACCTGGGAGAGCGCCCATTCGCTGTTCGCGGCGATCACCTCGGGCACGAACGTGGTCTATCACGCCGCCGGCTGGCTGGAGGGCGGGCTGTGCGCGTCCTACGAGAAATTCATCATCGACTGCGAGCAGGTCCAGCAGCTCATCGCCTATATGAAGCCGGTGAAATGGGACGCCGACGAGATCGCGCTCGAGGCGATCGCCGAAGTCGGCCAGGGCGGGCATTTCTTCGGCATCCAGCATACGCAGGACCGCTACGAGACCGCCTTCTACGCGCCGTTTCTGTCCGACTGGAGCAATTACGAGAACTGGCGCGATCGCGGCGCGGTTCAGACCGTCGAGCGGGCCAACCGGATCTGGAAGCAGATTCTCGCCGAATTCGAGCCGCCACCGATGGACGCGGCGATCCGCGAGGAACTGGAGGACTTCGTCGCCCGCCGCAAACAGGAAGGCGGCGCGCCGACGGACTTTTGA
- a CDS encoding GcvT family protein produces the protein MKTSTRVVVIGGGVVGCSVLYHLAKAGWTDIMLIERSELTSGSSWHAAGGFHTLNGDPNVAKLQAYTVGLYDELEKVSGQSCGLHLTGGVMLAESPERMDFLRTLHAKGRHLGMQTELITPSEAKAMFPLMDESQFVGALWDPVEGHLDPSGTTHAYARAARNLGAEIVLRNPVRELTQDVDGTWNVITEQGTVRAEHVVNAGGLWAREVGRMVGLELPLLAMEHMYLLTEDMPEVLEFNERYGRELIHAVDFAGEIYTRQERNGMLLGTYEQACRPWSPVNTPWDFGHELLAPDLDRIAPSLEIGFAHFPPFEKAGIKQIINGPFTFAPDGNPLVGPVRGLTNYWSACAVMAGFSQGGGVGLTLANWMVHGDPGADVWGMDVARFGDWATLRYTNAKVRENYSRRFRIRYPNEELPAARPHQTTPIYDIQVAQNHAVMGDSWALETPLWYAPSAEEAHDVVSFHRSNDFDHVAAEVKNVRDNVGITEVSNFAKYEVTGEGAEAFLSHLMTNTMPKTGRMVLTPMLNEFGKLIGDFTIAKLGENRFMIWGSSAAQVYHMRWFEKHLPGDGSVAVRRFGMTLMGLSIAGPNSRAVLQKLTDTDVSNEAFRFMDSREIDVQGSPCIVSRISYTGDLGYELWCEPAYLRKLYTDIKQAGAEFGIRDFGMRALLSMRLEKNFPTWGHELRPIYGPFEGSMDRFVKLSKNDFIGREAAAREKEQGPKLRRVSFMIDADTADVMHDEPIWAKVGETDYGTVAPPHEVGPRRFNGSGETIEPPGMATITDGDWRVVGWVTSGGFAHGVGKSMAQGYVPAPLSEHGDTGLFEIEVLGVRRPAVIAVEPPFDPEGKRMRGVA, from the coding sequence ATGAAAACATCCACGCGTGTCGTCGTCATCGGAGGCGGGGTCGTCGGCTGCTCGGTGCTCTATCATCTGGCCAAGGCCGGCTGGACCGACATCATGCTGATCGAGCGCTCGGAACTGACATCGGGCTCGTCCTGGCACGCGGCGGGCGGCTTTCACACGCTCAACGGCGACCCGAACGTCGCCAAGCTGCAGGCCTACACGGTCGGGCTCTATGACGAACTCGAAAAGGTCTCCGGCCAGTCCTGCGGGCTGCACCTGACCGGCGGCGTGATGCTGGCCGAGAGCCCCGAGCGGATGGATTTCCTGCGCACGCTGCACGCCAAGGGGCGCCATCTTGGCATGCAGACCGAACTGATCACCCCGTCCGAGGCCAAGGCGATGTTCCCGCTGATGGACGAGAGCCAGTTCGTCGGCGCGCTGTGGGACCCGGTCGAGGGCCATCTCGATCCTTCGGGCACGACGCACGCCTATGCGCGGGCCGCACGGAACCTTGGCGCCGAGATCGTCCTGCGCAATCCGGTCAGGGAGCTGACGCAGGACGTCGACGGCACGTGGAACGTGATCACCGAGCAGGGCACGGTGCGCGCCGAGCATGTGGTCAATGCGGGCGGTCTTTGGGCGCGCGAGGTGGGCCGCATGGTCGGGCTCGAACTGCCGCTGCTCGCCATGGAGCACATGTATCTTCTGACCGAAGACATGCCCGAGGTGCTTGAATTCAACGAGCGCTACGGCCGCGAACTGATCCATGCGGTCGATTTTGCCGGCGAGATCTACACGCGCCAGGAACGCAACGGCATGCTGCTGGGCACCTACGAGCAGGCCTGCCGGCCCTGGTCGCCGGTGAACACGCCATGGGATTTCGGCCACGAGCTGCTGGCGCCGGACCTTGATCGTATCGCGCCGTCGCTGGAGATCGGCTTTGCGCATTTCCCGCCGTTCGAGAAGGCCGGCATCAAGCAGATCATAAACGGGCCCTTCACGTTCGCGCCCGACGGCAATCCGCTGGTCGGGCCGGTGCGGGGCCTGACCAATTACTGGTCGGCCTGCGCGGTGATGGCCGGCTTCAGCCAGGGCGGCGGCGTCGGGCTGACGCTCGCCAACTGGATGGTGCATGGCGATCCGGGCGCCGACGTTTGGGGCATGGACGTCGCCCGCTTCGGCGACTGGGCCACCCTGCGCTACACCAACGCCAAGGTGCGCGAGAACTATTCGCGCCGCTTCCGGATCCGCTATCCCAACGAGGAACTGCCCGCCGCCCGGCCGCACCAGACCACGCCGATCTACGATATCCAGGTCGCCCAGAACCATGCCGTCATGGGCGATTCATGGGCGCTTGAAACGCCGCTATGGTACGCGCCATCGGCCGAGGAGGCGCACGATGTCGTCAGCTTCCACCGGTCGAACGATTTCGATCACGTCGCCGCCGAGGTGAAGAACGTCCGCGACAATGTCGGCATCACGGAGGTGTCGAACTTCGCCAAATACGAGGTTACCGGCGAAGGCGCCGAGGCCTTCCTGTCGCACCTGATGACCAACACCATGCCGAAGACCGGGCGCATGGTGCTGACCCCGATGCTGAACGAGTTCGGCAAGCTGATCGGCGACTTCACCATCGCCAAGCTGGGCGAGAACCGCTTCATGATCTGGGGTTCGTCGGCGGCGCAGGTCTATCACATGCGCTGGTTTGAAAAGCACCTGCCAGGGGACGGCTCGGTCGCCGTGCGGCGCTTCGGCATGACGCTGATGGGCCTTTCTATCGCCGGACCCAACAGCCGCGCCGTCCTGCAGAAACTCACCGACACCGATGTGTCGAACGAGGCTTTCCGCTTCATGGACAGCCGCGAGATCGACGTGCAGGGCTCGCCCTGCATCGTCAGCCGCATCTCCTACACGGGCGATCTGGGCTATGAATTGTGGTGCGAGCCGGCCTATCTGCGCAAGCTCTACACCGACATCAAGCAGGCCGGCGCCGAGTTCGGTATCCGCGACTTCGGCATGCGGGCACTTCTGTCGATGCGGCTCGAGAAGAACTTCCCGACCTGGGGCCACGAACTGCGGCCGATCTACGGCCCGTTCGAGGGGTCGATGGACCGGTTCGTCAAGCTGTCCAAGAACGATTTCATCGGCCGCGAGGCCGCCGCCCGCGAAAAGGAGCAGGGGCCGAAGCTGCGCCGCGTGTCGTTCATGATCGATGCCGACACGGCCGACGTGATGCATGACGAGCCGATCTGGGCGAAGGTCGGCGAAACCGACTACGGCACGGTCGCGCCACCGCACGAGGTCGGTCCGCGCCGCTTCAACGGTTCGGGCGAGACGATCGAGCCGCCCGGCATGGCGACGATCACCGATGGCGACTGGCGCGTCGTCGGCTGGGTGACATCGGGCGGCTTTGCGCACGGCGTCGGCAAGTCGATGGCGCAGGGCTATGTGCCCGCTCCGCTCTCCGAGCATGGGGATACTGGACTGTTCGAGATCGAGGTTCTGGGCGTGCGCCGTCCGGCGGTGATCGCGGTCGAACCGCCCTTCGATCCGGAAGGCAAGCGCATGCGCGGGGTCGCCTGA